In Labrus bergylta chromosome 6, fLabBer1.1, whole genome shotgun sequence, the following proteins share a genomic window:
- the zmat3 gene encoding zinc finger matrin-type protein 3 isoform X1, with translation MMALQLKTGDAAYYQSADYCRNYTSPPVSYGDSSHYFARLPGPETMLKPPLSLFSHHHQPFHHMDSLHRLGPPPMAPTQPLGPPPMSPAQAMGPPTLVPTQSLCPPPITAAPPHTLRPPSISPPHSLGPPPQTLGPPPMVHTLLPPPVDHSQTIVPPTMDLTQQLGPPPPLNHSQTLVPPPVVAPGVGRFPLPPSPLSSPPALGPDPSQMPPRLPGQAPIPAQVSCLIPGGPLPGQAAPASEQPQDEGSPLGVEEQEDSLGLGDLCKPLYCKLCNVTLNSAQQAQAHYQGKNHGKKLRNFYAGSQQPPAIRIPEVLEGAGQTGLSSGSNDSDAGRQALYKGATRVILATENDYCKLCDASFSSPAVAQAHYQGKNHAKKLRLAEAQQNSNNMDGNNEAAPRRSRKDCSEYRLVKNRRSPQLPASMTGPYYNPRPRQRIPRDLAMCVTPSGQFYCSMCNCGAEQETDFRQHLESKQHKAKVSELRYRHEMENLGYS, from the exons ATGATGGCGCTGCAGCTGAAGACCGGGGATGCAGCGTACTACCAGAGTGCAGATTACTGCAGAAATTACACTTCACCGCCTGTCAGCTACGGTGACAGCAGCCATTATTTTGCCCGATTGCCAG GTCCAGAGACCATGTTGAAGCCTCCTCTGAGTCTCTTCAGTCATCACCATCAGCCTTTCCATCACATGGACTCTCTGCACCGGCTGGGACCTCCGCCAATGGCGCCAACGCAACCTCTCGGCCCGCCTCCCATGTCCCCTGCTCAGGCGATGGGACCTCCAACCTTGGTTCCCACCCAGAGTCTATGTCCCCCACCCATAACTGCTGCTCCCCCTCACACGTTAAGGCCTCCTTCCATTTCCCCGCCACACAGTTTAGGACCCCCACCTCAGACACTGGGGCCTCCACCAATGGTGCACACGTTGTTGCCCCCACCTGTAGATCATTCCCAAACAATAGTGCCTCCAACCATGGACCTCACGCAACAACTggggcctcctcctcctctcaatCATTCACAAACCCTGGTGCCCCCTCCTGTCGTGGCTCCAGGGGTGGGACGATTCCCCCTCCCTCCTAGCCCCCTGTCCTCCCCTCCTGCGCTGGGCCCAGACCCTTCGCAGATGCCCCCAAGACTTCCAGGACAGGCCCCCATCCCAGCCCAAGTGTCCTGCCTCATCCCTGGTGGTCCTCTCCCAGGACAGGCAGCCCCAGCCAGTGAGCAGCCCCAGGATGAGGGCTCTCCATTGGGtgtggaggagcaggaggactCCCTGGGTCTGGGGGACCTGTGTAAACCTCTGTACTGTAAACTCTGCAATGTTACCCTCAACTCTGCACAGCAGGCACAGGCTCACTACCAG GGGAAGAATCACGGTAAAAAGTTGAGAAATTTCTACGCTGGCAGTCAGCAGCCTCCAGCCATCAGGATCCCAGAAGTTCTTGAGGGAGCCGGCCAGACGGGGCTCAGCTCAGGATCCAATGACAGTGACGCAGGCAGACAG GCACTCTATAAGGGGGCAACCCGGGTCATCTTGGCCACAGAGAATGACTATTGTAAGCTGTGTGATGCCTCCTTCAGTTCACCAGCAGTTGCACAGGCCCACTACCAGGGCAAGAACCATGCCAAGAAACTACGGCTCGCTGAGGCCCAGCAGAACTCCAACAACAT GGACGGAAACAATGAGGCGGCCCCGAGAAGAAGCAGGAAAGACTGCAGTGAGTACAGACTTGTGAAAAACCGCCGCAGCCCACAGCTTCCTGCCTCAATGACAG GGCCGTACTACAACCCTAGACCGAGGCAGCGCATCCCGAGGGACCTGGCCATGTGCGTCACTCCCAGCGGGCAGTTCTACTGCTCCATGTGCAACTGCGGAGCCGAGCAGGAGACGGACTTCAGACAGCACCTGGAGAGCAAGCAGCACAAAGCGAAAGTGTCTGAGCTGAGATACCGCCACGAGATGGAAAACCTCGGCTACAGCTag
- the zmat3 gene encoding zinc finger matrin-type protein 3 isoform X2: MMALQLKTGDAAYYQSADYCRNYTSPPVSYGDSSHYFARLPGPETMLKPPLSLFSHHHQPFHHMDSLHRLGPPPMAPTQPLGPPPMSPAQAMGPPTLVPTQSLCPPPITAAPPHTLRPPSISPPHSLGPPPQTLGPPPMVHTLLPPPVDHSQTIVPPTMDLTQQLGPPPPLNHSQTLVPPPVVAPGVGRFPLPPSPLSSPPALGPDPSQMPPRLPGQAPIPAQVSCLIPGGPLPGQAAPASEQPQDEGSPLGVEEQEDSLGLGDLCKPLYCKLCNVTLNSAQQAQAHYQGKNHGKKLRNFYAGSQQPPAIRIPEVLEGAGQTGLSSGSNDSDAGRQALYKGATRVILATENDYCKLCDASFSSPAVAQAHYQGKNHAKKLRLAEAQQNSNNMDGNNEAAPRRSRKDCRPYYNPRPRQRIPRDLAMCVTPSGQFYCSMCNCGAEQETDFRQHLESKQHKAKVSELRYRHEMENLGYS; this comes from the exons ATGATGGCGCTGCAGCTGAAGACCGGGGATGCAGCGTACTACCAGAGTGCAGATTACTGCAGAAATTACACTTCACCGCCTGTCAGCTACGGTGACAGCAGCCATTATTTTGCCCGATTGCCAG GTCCAGAGACCATGTTGAAGCCTCCTCTGAGTCTCTTCAGTCATCACCATCAGCCTTTCCATCACATGGACTCTCTGCACCGGCTGGGACCTCCGCCAATGGCGCCAACGCAACCTCTCGGCCCGCCTCCCATGTCCCCTGCTCAGGCGATGGGACCTCCAACCTTGGTTCCCACCCAGAGTCTATGTCCCCCACCCATAACTGCTGCTCCCCCTCACACGTTAAGGCCTCCTTCCATTTCCCCGCCACACAGTTTAGGACCCCCACCTCAGACACTGGGGCCTCCACCAATGGTGCACACGTTGTTGCCCCCACCTGTAGATCATTCCCAAACAATAGTGCCTCCAACCATGGACCTCACGCAACAACTggggcctcctcctcctctcaatCATTCACAAACCCTGGTGCCCCCTCCTGTCGTGGCTCCAGGGGTGGGACGATTCCCCCTCCCTCCTAGCCCCCTGTCCTCCCCTCCTGCGCTGGGCCCAGACCCTTCGCAGATGCCCCCAAGACTTCCAGGACAGGCCCCCATCCCAGCCCAAGTGTCCTGCCTCATCCCTGGTGGTCCTCTCCCAGGACAGGCAGCCCCAGCCAGTGAGCAGCCCCAGGATGAGGGCTCTCCATTGGGtgtggaggagcaggaggactCCCTGGGTCTGGGGGACCTGTGTAAACCTCTGTACTGTAAACTCTGCAATGTTACCCTCAACTCTGCACAGCAGGCACAGGCTCACTACCAG GGGAAGAATCACGGTAAAAAGTTGAGAAATTTCTACGCTGGCAGTCAGCAGCCTCCAGCCATCAGGATCCCAGAAGTTCTTGAGGGAGCCGGCCAGACGGGGCTCAGCTCAGGATCCAATGACAGTGACGCAGGCAGACAG GCACTCTATAAGGGGGCAACCCGGGTCATCTTGGCCACAGAGAATGACTATTGTAAGCTGTGTGATGCCTCCTTCAGTTCACCAGCAGTTGCACAGGCCCACTACCAGGGCAAGAACCATGCCAAGAAACTACGGCTCGCTGAGGCCCAGCAGAACTCCAACAACAT GGACGGAAACAATGAGGCGGCCCCGAGAAGAAGCAGGAAAGACTGCA GGCCGTACTACAACCCTAGACCGAGGCAGCGCATCCCGAGGGACCTGGCCATGTGCGTCACTCCCAGCGGGCAGTTCTACTGCTCCATGTGCAACTGCGGAGCCGAGCAGGAGACGGACTTCAGACAGCACCTGGAGAGCAAGCAGCACAAAGCGAAAGTGTCTGAGCTGAGATACCGCCACGAGATGGAAAACCTCGGCTACAGCTag
- the LOC109998543 gene encoding E3 ubiquitin-protein ligase RNF14: MTADREEQEDELLALHSIFDSDEFVRDESKFAGEIRVSVELPGDFTVVLKEGETLRQYEISYLPPLCLTFELPEDYPSSSPPSFSLTCSWLTHTQIPSLTAQLIDLYQATGGAVVLFTWIQFLKEDALKFLDVHSLLELPSHEQSIAQDLSATSSRAERPTGNFAESLNPSTLDKSSKDCQVAEESGQNNSTSHLSKVRQTDLNSDSNEEPLIQNTLTDSDKDSSDDREADQTSENSEFKAVSEHLPFAQSDQSNQEDIFTGGNSSASSFPSSSSPHPLDQTGQTPSGLSLTPSQALLSQLLIYNATQKQKEFSTTVFDCDICFVGWLGSECVQLLECDHIFCRGCLSEFCKLQITEGNVRGVTCPNADCPATPTPAQVKSLVGDELFSRYDRLLLQKTLDSMSDVTYCPRRTCAAAVILEKSSRAAVCSVCKYAFCVACRKTYHGTKNCQEQRNAKTEETHHLNTPLPHSIEGLKALWKDYATGSKQRKKLLESRYGRSRLLFTLEEGLSEQWICGNSKNCPHCFCKIEKQGGCNMMTCSQCGQRFCWVCLVRLQSIGSHYSESPDCSILL; this comes from the exons ATGACTGCGGACAGAGAGGAACAGGAAGACGAACTGCTCGCTCTCCACAGTATCTTTGATTCGGATGAATTCGTCCGGGATGAGTCGAAGTTTGCCGGAGAAATCCGAGTGTCTGTCGAGCTGCCGGGAGACTTCACGGTGGTTTTAAAAGAAG GTGAAACACTGAGGCAGTATGAGATATCAtacctccctcctctgtgccTGACCTTTGAACTTCCTGAGGACTACCcatcctcctcccctccctctttctccctcacctgcagctggctgacacacacacag atCCCTTCATTAACTGCTCAGCTCATCGATCTCTATCAGGCCACTGGGGGCGCTGTGGTGCTCTTCACCTGGATACAGTTTCTTAAAGAGGATGCACTCAAGTTCCTGGACGTCCACTCTCTGCTGGAGCTTCCATCACACGAGCAAAGCATCGCACAGGACCTCTCTGCAACATCCTCCAGAGCTGAGCGTCCAACAGGGAACTTTGCTGAAAGTCTAAATCCTTCAACATTAGACAAGAGCAGCAAAGATTGTCAGGTAGCTGAGGAATCAGGACAAAATAACTCAACATCACACCTCAGCAAAGTCAGGCAGACTGATCTAAACTCAGACTCTAATGAGGAGCCTCTGATCCAAAACACTTTAACTGATTCTGATAAAGATTCCTCTGATGACAGGGAGGCTGACCAGACATCTGAAAACTCAGAATTTAAGGCGGTCTCAGAGCATCTTCCATTTGCTCAGTCTGATCAAAGTAACCAGGAAGACATCTTCACTGGAGGCAATTCTTCAGCCTCATCATTTCCCTCTTCTAGCTCTCCACACCCACTGGATCAAACTGGACAAACCCCCTCTGGTCTCTCCCTGACTCCATCACAAGCCCTCCTGTCCCAGCTCTTGATCTACAACGCCACCCAGAAACAGAAAGAGTTTTCCACCACCGTCTTTGACTGTGATATCTGTTTCGTTGGCTGGCTCGGTTCAGAGTGTGTTCAGCTGCTCGAGTGTGACCACATCTTCTGCCGGGGCTGTCTCAGCGAGTTCTGTAAGCTCCAGATAACTGAGGGGAACGTCCGTGGTGTCACCTGTCCTAATGCAGACTGTCCTGCAACCCCTACACCTGCACAG GTGAAGAGTTTGGTCGGGGACGAGCTGTTCAGCCGTTATGATCGTCTCCTGCTGCAGAAGACTCTGGACTCCATGTCTG ATGTGACGTACTGTCCTCGGCGTACCTGTGCCGCGGCCGTCATTCTGGAGAAGTCCAGCAGGGCGGCGGTGTGCTCTGTTTGCAAATATGCCTTCTGTGTCGCCTGCAGAAAGACCTATCATGGAACAAAGAACTGTCAGGAGCAGAGGAACGCAAAGACAGAAGAAACACATCACCTTAACACACCCCTGCCACACTCAATAG agggATTGAAGGCTCTGTGGAAGGACTATGCCACTGGCAGTAAGCAGAGGAAGAAGCTCCTGGAGAGCAGATATGGCCGCAGCAGATTGCTCTTCACTCTGGAGGAGGGTCTGAGTGAGCAGTGGATCTGTGGCAATAGCAAGAACTGCCCTCACTGCTTCTGCAAGATAGAG AAGCAAGGCGGATGTAACATGATGACGTGCTCTCAGTGTGGGCAGAGGTTCTGCTGGGTCTGCCTCGTCAGACTGCAGAGTATTGGTTCACACTACAGTGAAAGTCCCGATTGTAGTATTCTACTATAA